The Triticum aestivum cultivar Chinese Spring chromosome 7B, IWGSC CS RefSeq v2.1, whole genome shotgun sequence genome window below encodes:
- the LOC123157264 gene encoding probable LRR receptor-like serine/threonine-protein kinase At1g14390, translating to MAPSSSSRRAEAPLLLLLLCCISTAVTSQSPTPASSQAKTLYRVCRLLGFPPALAALAKAPDPCALPPTPSLTVACAAGQVTALSVLGDRRPDPAWRTALPSNFSADALFTTLTRLPALSRLELVALGLWGPLPGAKLLRLGALQALNLSANYLYGAVPEQVARMYSLQSLVLSGNWLNGTVPSLSGLAFLHEVDLGRNRLDGAFPGVGKAVATLVLADNNFTGKIPAEVASLGQLRFLDVSRNRLEGWIPSAIFALPALHHINLSHNKLSGQLPASTACADTLEFVDVSANLLIGARPACMRSNSSARTVLDAGNCFRDAKLQRPSTYCSPGALAALLPPPQGSGAEQGGGKGGGVGMVLGIVGGVVAGALLIALVMVVVLRRARRQHPGVMALPKSPLIRAAKKGDSAKATAKMSQKIATPADKRHASQAAMVNTLEVPAYRVYTTEELQEATDNFASSNLIKKSALAQHYNGQLQDGTRVLVKCLRLKPKYSPQSLSHYMEIISKFRHRHLVSIIGHCIVNDQENPTIASSVYLISECVTNGSLRSHLTEWRKREMLKWPQRVTAAIGIARGIQFLHNLTAPDIVQNDLNIENILLDKTLTSKISGFSLPMMSTSKNGKLFSENPFAVQEENDHGSAQPAEHGDRDDIYQFGQILLEVITGKPTASRSELEPLRAQLSGALAEDPDMLKDMADPTIRGTFAVDSLSKVTEVALNCTAGDPSDRPSVDDVLWNLQYSMQVQDGWASSESLSLSVKSQAW from the exons ATGGCGCCCTCCTCGTCCTCTCGCAGGGCCGAAGCTCCGCTCCTCCTGCTGCTCCTCTGCTGCATTTCCACGGCGGTCACCTCGCAGTCGCCGACGCCCGCGTCCTCGCAGGCCAAGACGCTCTACCGCGTGTGCCGCCTCCTCGGCTTCCCGCCCGCGCTGGCCGCGCTCGCCAAGGCGCCCGACCCCTGCGCGCTGCCGCCCACGCCGTCGCTCACCGTCGCCTGCGCGGCCGGCCAGGTCACGGCGCTCTCCGTGCTCGGCGACCGCCGGCCCGACCCGGCGTGGCGCACCGCGCTGCCCTCCAACTTCTCCGCCGACGCGCTCTTCACCACACTCACCCGCCTCCCGGCGCTGTCGCGCCTGGAGCTCGTCGCGCTCGGCCTCTGGGGGCCGCTCCCGGGCGCCAAGCTGCTCCGCCTCGGGGCGCTGCAGGCGCTCAACCTCAGCGCCAACTACCTCTACGGCGCCGTCCCCGAGCAGGTGGCGCGCATGTACTCGCTGCAGAGCCTCGTGCTGTCCGGGAACTGGCTCAACGGCACCGTGCCGTCCCTCTCCGGGCTCGCGTTCCTCCACGAGGTCGACCTGGGCCGGAACAGGCTCGACGGCGCGTTCCCGGGGGTGGGGAAGGCGGTGGCGACGCTCGTCCTCGCCGACAACAACTTCACCGGGAAGATCCCGGCGGAGGTGGCTTCTCTGGGCCAGCTCCGGTTCTTGGACGTGTCACGGAACCGGCTGGAGGGGTGGATCCCCTCCGCCATCTTCGCGCTCCCCGCGCTGCACCACATCAACCTGTCGCACAACAAGCTCTCCGGGCAGCTGCCGGCGAGCACGGCGTGCGCGGACACGCTGGAGTTCGTCGATGTCTCCGCCAACCTGCTCATTGGGGCGCGCCCGGCGTGCATGCGGTCCAACTCGTCGGCGCGCACGGTCCTCGACGCGGGCAATTGCTTCCGCGACGCCAAGCTGCAGCGGCCGAGTACCTACTGCAGCCCGGgggcgctcgccgcgctgctgccgccgccgcagggGAGCGGCGCTGAGCAGGGTGGGGGTAAAGGCGGCGGGGTGGGGATGGTTCTTGGCATTGTGGGCGGCGTCGTGGCAGGCGCATTGCTCATCGcgctggtgatggtggtggtgctgAGGAGGGCGAGGAGGCAGCACCCCGGGGTGATGGCCCTGCCGAAGTCACCGTTGATAAGGGCGGCGAAGAAGGGGGACAGCGCGAAAGCTACAGCGAAGATGTCCCAGAAGATCGCTACCCCTGCCGATAAGA GGCATGCATCGCAAGCCGCGATGGTAAATACGCTGGAAGTACCGGCGTATCGCGTATATACCACCGAGGAGCTCCAAGAAGCCACGGACAACTTTGCATCCTCCAACCTGATCAAGAAGAGTGCCCTTGCACAG CATTACAACGGCCAGCTTCAAGATGGCACAAGAGTTTTGGTGAAATGTCTCAGACTAAAGCCAAAGTATTCTCCTCAGAGCCTGTCCCATTACATGGAGATAATTTCTAAGTTCCGCCACCGCCACTTGGTTAGCATCATTGGTCACTGTATTGTCAATGATCAGGAAAATCCCACTATTGCTAGCTCGGTATACCTCATTTCTGAATGTGTAACAAATGGATCTCTAAGAAGTCATCTTACCG AGTGGAGGAAGCGCGAAATGCTGAAATGGCCGCAGCGGGTTACTGCTGCCATTGGTATCGCGAGAGGGATCCAGTTCTTGCACAATTTGACTGCCCCGGACATTGTACAGAATGATCTCAACATTGAGAATATTCTGCTGGACAAGACCCTCACTTCAAAAATTAGCGGCTTCAGTCTGCCGATGATGTCGACCAGCAAGAATGGCAAG CTGTTCTCTGAAAACCCTTTCGCTGTCCAGGAAGAAAACGACCATGGCAG TGCTCAACCTGCAGAACATGGGGACAGGGATGACATATACCAGTTCGGCCAAATTCTTCTTGAAGTGATCACAGGCAAACCAACGGCGTCGCGAAGCGAGTTGGAACCCCTGAGAGCTCAG CTGAGCGGGGCCCTGGCTGAAGACCCGGACATGCTGAAAGACATGGCCGACCCGACGATCCGCGGCACATTTGCGGTGGACTCCCTCAGCAAGGTGACTGAGGTGGCCCTCAACTGCACGGCTGGTGACCCCAGCGACCGGCCTTCCGTCGACGACGTGCTGTGGAACCTGCAGTACTCCATGCAGGTGCAGGACGGGTGGGCGAGCAGCGAGAGCTTGAGCTTGAGCGTGAAATCGCAGGCGTGGTGA